A genome region from Trichoderma asperellum chromosome 7, complete sequence includes the following:
- a CDS encoding uncharacterized protein (SECRETED:SignalP(1-18)~EggNog:ENOG41~TransMembrane:1 (n5-13c18/19o454-474i)~CAZy:GH16): MLKSAALAALLGAGAALAGSTTCSLTNKCPKEAPCCSQYGECGVGAYCLGGCDPRMSFSLDSCTPEPVCKSKTMTFDSKLSSVADISDYLGDPSTADWVSQGEPTYYNGNVLLTMPKNSVGTVMATTEYMWYGNVKARFKTSRGKGVVTAFILLSDVKDEIDYEFVGVDLGTAQTNWYFQGIPDYDNSGNITSLSDTFNNYHDYEIRWTPDNIQWLVDGKVGRTVNRKDHWNATSNQWSFPQTPSRVQISIWPGGLASNAPGTIAWAGGEIDWNAPDIQKAGYFYATFESVTVECYNATSGLGTSTGTSYTYNNIAGTNNTVIDGNKRTNLASLEGTGTDMDAGKPDTSSAASSASSSSGSATKTGSSSSKNTQAQIPGGSNGSSGQVPGGSNGSGGSNSGSGSGGSSGGSSGSGSGSGSGGSAPADTSSCSSSSFNQDCSDSSSSNNKSGKNAGSQAGVSSLAMILAGAALFLF, from the exons ATGCTAAAGTCTGCTGCGTTGGCCGCGCTTCTGGGCGCTGGGGCTGCCCTGGCGGGTAGCACGACGTGCTCGCTCACCAACAAGTGCCCCAAGGAGGCTCCCTGCTGCTCCC AATATGGCGAGTGCGGTGTTGGCGCCTACTGCCTCGGCGGCTGCGATCCCCGAATGTCCTTCTCGCTCGACTCGTGCACCCCCGAGCCCGTCTGCAAGTCCAAGACCATGACCTTCGACTCCAAGCTCTCCAGCGTCGCCGACATCAGCGATTACCTCGGTGACCCGTCCACCGCCGACTGGGTCTCCCAGGGAGAGCCCACCTACTACAACGGCAACGTCCTGCTGACCATGCCTAAGAACAGCGTCGGCACCGTCATGGCCACCACCGAGTACATGTGGTACGGCAATGTCAAGGCCCGGTTCAAGACCAGCCGCGGCAAGGGTGTCGTCACTGCCTTTATCCTGCTTTCCGACGTCAAGGACGAGATTGACTACGAGTTTGTCGGCGTCGATCTGGGCACCGCGCAGACCAACTGGTACTTCCAGGGCATCCCCGACT ACGACAACTCTGGCAACATCACCTCCCTCTCAGACACCTTCAACAACTACCACGACTACGAAATCAGATGGACCCCCGACAACATCCAGTGGCTCGTCGATGGCAAGGTCGGCCGCACCGTCAACCGCAAGGACCACTGGAACGCCACCTCCAACCAGTGGTCTTTCCCCCAGACACCTTCTCGTGTCCAAATCTCCATCTGGCCTGGTGGTCTGGCCAGCAACGCCCCCGGAACCATTGCTTGGGCCGGTGGTGAGATTGACTGGAACGCTCCCGATATCCAAAAGGCCGGCTACTTCTACGCCACCTTTGAGTCCGTCACCGTCGAGTGCTACAACGCCACTTCGGGACTTGGAACCAGCACCGGCACCAGCTACACCTACAACAACATTGCTGGCACCAACAACACCGTCATCGACGGCAACAAGCGCACCAACCTGGCTTCCCTGGAGGGTACTGGTACCGACATGGATGCTGGCAAGCCTGACACTTCCTCGGCTGCTTCGTCtgcctcgtcttcctcaggTTCTGCCACCAAGACTGGCAGCAGTAGCTCCAAGAACACCCAGGCCCAGATCCCAGGTGGAAGTAACGGTTCCTCTGGCCAGGTTCCTGGTGGCAGCAACGGATCCGGCGGCAGCAACAGTGGCAGCGGCTCTGGCGGTAGCTCTGGCGGTAGCTCTGGCAGCGGCTCTGGCAGCGGTTCTGGCGGCAGTGCCCCTGCCGACACTTCCAGCTGCTCGTCCTCCAGCTTTAACCAAGActgcagcgacagcagcagcagcaataacaaGAGTGGCAAGAACGCTGGTTCTCAGGCTGGTGTGAGCTCCCTGGCCATGATCCTGGCCGGTGCTGCgctgtttttgttttaa
- the GLD1_3 gene encoding mitochondrial glycerol dehydrogenase Gld1, whose amino-acid sequence MSSGRTVTLNTGHKIPQIGYGTWQAAPGEVGAGVYEALKIGYRHLDLAKVYANQKEVGEGIKKALADVPGLKREDIFITSKLWNSSHAPEDVAPALDDTLEELGLDYLDLYLIHWPVAFAPGNGLFPKNADGSETILNKNVSIVQTWKAMTELPKTKARSVGVSNFTIENLEAVIEATGVVPAANQVERHPRLPDYPLVEYCQKKGIIITAYSAFGNNTVGLPLLVSSAEVQAVAENLSKKQGKTVTPAQVILAWSQIGGHTVIPKSVTKARIAENFQEVDLDDEAIAALAKLGESPKRFNIPFNYKPRWNINLFNTEDEQAAANKVVVKL is encoded by the exons ATGTCTTCCGGACGAACTGTCACCCTCAACACCGGCCACAAGATCCCCCAGATCGGCTACGGCACCTGGCAGGCCGCCCCTGGCGAGGTTGGCGCCGGTGTCTACGAGGCCCTCAAGATCGGCTACCGCCACCTCGATCTGGCCAAGGTGTACGCCAACCAGAAGGAGGTCGGCGAGGGCATCAAGAAGGCTCTGGCTGATGTCCCCGGCCTGAAGCGCGAGgacatcttcatcacctcCAAGCTGTGGAACAGCTCTCACGCCCCCGAGGACGTTGCTCCTGCTCTGGACGACACCCTTGAGGAGCTTGGCCTCGACTACCTCGAT CTCTACCTCATCCACTGGCCTGTTGCCTTCGCCCCCGGCAACGGTCTCTTCCCCAAGAACGCTGATGGCTCCGAGACTATCCTCAACAAGAACGTCTCCATCGTCCAGACCTGGAAGGCCATGACTGAGCTGCCCAAGACCAAGGCCCGCTCCGTCGGTGTCTCCAACTTCACCATTGAGAAC CTCGAGGCTGTCATCGAGGCCACCGGCGTTGTCCCCGCCGCCAACCAGGTCGAACGCCACCCTCGTCTCCCCGACTACCCCCTGGTTGAGTACTGCCAGAAGaagggcatcatcatcaccgcctACTCTGCCTTTGGCAACAACACCGTCGGCCTGCCCCTGCTCGTCAGCTCCGCCGAGGTCCAGGCCGTCGCCGAGAACCTCTCCAAGAAGCAGGGCAAGACCGTCACTCCCGCCCAGGTCATCCTCGCCTGGTCCCAGATCGGCGGCCACACCGTCATCCCCAAGTCCGTCACCAAGGCTCGCATTGCCGAGAACTTCCAGGAGGTCGACCTGGACGACGAGGCTATCGCCgcgctggccaagctgggcgAGTCTCCTAAGCGCTTCAACATTCCCTTCAACT ACAAGCCCAGATGGAACATCAACCTTTTCAACACCGAGGACGAGCAGGCCGCTGCTAACAAGGTTGTTGTCAAGCTGTAA
- a CDS encoding uncharacterized protein (EggNog:ENOG41) has protein sequence MSRRLLIARPGHIYLATYKPASPTITITIDLDLPIAGNPSWFAVSPTHPNFLYTFDENAATTFLYELDLAANTLTKVAERKDGSEGVCHLGLSKDGGIMIGSSWASGTMDVWNTKNGSLEFIKTIPSKDPVADAGRVARAHQAVLDPTGRFFVVNDLGTDSLLVLDSAAADVPIVNRIRVLDGSGPRHGVFYPSGGDSPATHYMLLCEKSNRVIVFALKYTDKDIEFTTVGSYSTFMPGDSAAERIAGAAAGEIALSGDGKHAYTSNRLTSSPTETIAHFRVLQEEEGLSLQLVGETSTGGKHPRMFSISRDGGELFVGNQEGEWAVVVLKRRDDGTLDDKPLAGIRMDEIVKPGGDERGPMFVLEVV, from the coding sequence atgtCCCGCCGCCTGCTCATTGCTCGGCCAGGCCACATCTACCTCGCAACTTACAAACCCGCTTCtcccaccatcaccatcaccatcgacCTCGACCTCCCCATCGCGGGCAATCCCTCATGGTTCGCCGTCTCGCCAACGCACCCAAACTTCCTGTACACCTTTGACGAGAATGCCGCAACGACATTCCTTTATGAGCTCGATCTCGCAGCAAACACCCTCACCAAAGTAGCCGAGCGAAAAGACGGCAGCGAGGGCGTCTGTCATCTCGGCCTCAGCAAAGACGGCGGCATCATGATTGGCAGCTCTTGGGCCTCCGGCACGATGGACGTGTGGAACACCAAAAACGGGTCTCTGGAATTCATCAAGACGATCCCATCAAAGGACCCGGTGGCCGATGCTGGGCGAGTGGCTCGTGCCCATCAGGCCGTGCTCGATCCCACGGGCcgcttcttcgtcgtcaacgACCTCGGCACGGACTCGCTCCTCGTGCTGGACTCGGCTGCGGCCGATGTGCCGATTGTGAACCGGATCCGAGTGCTGGATGGATCGGGGCCCCGCCACGGGGTGTTTTATCCGTCTGGAGGAGACTCGCCGGCGACGCATTATATGCTTCTTTGCGAGAAGAGCAATCGCGTGATTGTCTTTGCTTTGAAATACACGGATAAGGATATTGAGTTTACGACTGTGGGGAGCTATTCTACGTTTATGCCGGGCGATTCTGCTGCTGAGAGGATAGCAGGTGCTGCGGCGGGGGAGATTGCTCTCTCGGGGGATGGGAAACATGCTTATACGTCGAATCGGCTGACGAGCTCTCCGACGGAGACGATTGCTCACTTTCGGGTCCTtcaggaggaagaagggTTATCGTTGCAGCTTGTGGGGGAGACGTCAACAGGAGGGAAGCATCCTCGCATGTTTAGTATAAGTAGAGACGGAGGTGAGTTGTTTGTGGGAAATCAAGAGGGAGAATGGGCAGTTGTAGTCCTTAAAAGGAGAGATGACGGGACTTTGGACGATAAACCCTTGGCGGGAATCAGGATGGATGAGATTGTTAAGCCAGGAGGAGATGAAAGAGGTCCCATGTTTGTGTTGGAGGttgtataa
- a CDS encoding uncharacterized protein (EggNog:ENOG41~MEROPS:MER0080922~SECRETED:SignalP(1-17)) produces the protein MAIRSFLTLSLALLAQARPRHVFDPEDVGSKITLPVISAPNPAAAARGVEVVGRSASDDQDKPFHILPFPYTPNGKRTILEDDEGAAGAVTLPVPRPPSRRSAEDDEEEDNKPFHILPFNEKRKLPVEDGPIGTITLPVIHAHRPVLDKRAVEVQVENRSDVSYYAQLNIGTPPQTVYAQIDTGSFELWVNPDCSNVASSDRRFCKAIGFYNPRSSSSSSTTQESAMLRYGIGSANVSYFKDSIALPGSASAMKQVQFGVASASVDEFSGILGIGAGEGFNTDYPNFIDELAAQGVTKTKAFSLALGSKAEEEGVIIFGGVDTAKFQGKLAELPIVPAKESPDGVARYWVKMNSIALSPPKGKSTTFSQTDMTVFLDSGSTLTLLPEQVVQDIAKGLGSSGMDSSGFYVIDCNLASQAGTVDFAFDGVTISVPYSELIRQVSSSPPQCYLGMMGSTEFALLGDTFLRSAYAVFDLTGNSIHLAQYTNCGTKVQAITSSSALQGLSSTCNGQSESPSSGSPAPSSAAKAAPSKTAASKPDGPASSTVQPVQSPTAAASKPAGDQAPPATTTAASTAKSTPTSVSDAAGKSSAGRVNVQAMGWSTVFAAMGLLLI, from the exons ATGGCCATCCGGTCTTTTCTCACCCTATCCCTAGCTCTGCTAGCACAGGCACGACCACGGCACGTATTCGACCCGGAAGACGTGGGCAGCAAAATCACCCTGCCAGTCATTTCAGCGCCGaacccagcagcagcagctcgaggAGTGGAGGTAGTAGGACGAAGTGCAAGTGACGACCAAGACAAGCCATTTCACATCTTGCCGTTCCCATATACACCCAACGGCAAGCGGACCATTctggaggatgacgagggaGCAGCCGGCGCGGTGACTCTTCCGGTGCCTCGACCGCCGTCCAGGCGCAGTgccgaggatgatgaagaagaagacaacaAGCCTTTCCACATCCTCCCCTTCAAcgagaagcgcaagctgCCCGTCGAAGATGGCCCCATCGGAACCATCACGCTGCCTGTTATTCACGCCCACCGCCCCGTATTAGACAAGCGAGCTGTGGAAGTGCAGGTTGAGAACCGATCTGACGTCTCGTACTACGCTCAAC TCAACATCGGAACTCCCCCCCAGACCGTCTACGCCCAAATCGACACCGGCTCCTTCGAGCTCTGGGTCAACCCAGACTGCTCCAATGTCGCCTCCTCAGACCGCCGCTTCTGCAAGGCCATCGGCTTCTACAACCCGCGctcgtcctcctcatcgtccaCCACCCAAGAGTCCGCCATGCTCCGCTACGGCATCGGCTCCGCCAACGTCTCCTACTTCAAGGACAGCATCGCGCTGCCCGGCTCCGCCTCCGCCATGAAGCAGGTCCAGTTCGGCGTCGCCTCCGCCAGCGTGGACGAGTTCTCCGGCATCCTCGGCATCGGCGCCGGCGAAGGGTTCAACACCGACTACCCCAACTTCATCGACGAGCTGGCCGCCCAGGGCGTcaccaagaccaaggcctTCAGCCTCGCCCTGGGCAGCaaggccgaggaggagggcgtcatcatctttggcggcgtCGACACGGCCAAGTTCCAGGGCAAGCTCGCGGAGCTGCCCATTGTCCCCGCAAAGGAATCGCCCGACGGCGTGGCGCGCTACTGGGTTAAGATGAACTCGATTGCGCTGTCGCCTCCCAAGGGCAAGTCGACGACTTTCAGCCAGACGGACATGACTGTCTTTTTGGACAGCGGCTCGACgctgacgctgctgccggaGCAGGTGGTGCAAGATATTGCAAAGGGCCTTGGATCGAGCGGCATGGATAGCAGCGGCTTCTACGTGATAGACTGCAACTTGGCAAGCCAGGCGGGAACAGTTGACTTTGCCTTTGACGGCGTGACGATTTCCGTGCCGTACAGCGAGTTGATTCGACAGGTCAGCTCTTCACCTCCGCAGTGTTATCTAGGCATGATGGGCAGCACCGAGTTTGCTCTCCTGGGCGACACCTTTTTGCGATCCGCCTACG CCGTCTTCGATCTCACCGGCAACAGCATCCATCTTGCCCAATACACCAACTGCGGCACAAAAGTGCAAGCCATCACATCAAGCTCTGCTCTCCAGGGCCTTTCCAGCACATGCAACGGACAGAGCGAGTCTCCTTCATCAGGCTCTCCCGCTCCCTCGTCAGCCGCAAAGGCAGCACCTTCAAAGACTGCTGCGTCTAAGCCCGACGGCCCTGCTTCAAGCACAGTCCAGCCAGTACAGAgtccaacagcagcagcctccaaaCCCGCCGGTGACCAAGCCCCTCCCGCTACAACCACAGCCGCAAGCACGGCAAAGAGCACTCCCACAAGTGTGTCTGATGCTGCCGGTAAGAGCAGTGCCGGCAGAGTTAATGTCCAGGCTATGGGCTGGAGCACGGTGTTTGCAGCAATGGGTctgctattaatttaa
- a CDS encoding uncharacterized protein (TransMembrane:1 (o57-81i)), with protein sequence MYIPIYLAQSEALQRYAQVTEEYTDEVNHALVNISSITKKVLSSIQRRSNSGTNTNLVIGLVVGFTLAAFTIGVCVFLCFYGDSIKFYKRKQRHRRRSSSSKGSRHSKHSKEVEHTAGAPEGERGEA encoded by the coding sequence ATGTATATTCCGATATATCTAGCTCAATCTGAGGCGCTCCAGCGCTATGCACAAGTAACAGAGGAATACACGGACGAGGTAAACCATGCTCTTGTCAATATTTCCTCTATCACCAAAAAAGTACTTTCTTCAATACAGCGACGCTCAAACTCTGGAACCAATACCAACCTTGTAATCGGCCTTGTTGTCGGCTTCACCCTTGCCGCATTCACCATCGGCGTCTGCgttttcctctgcttctaCGGCGATTCCATCAAGTTCTACAAAAGGAAGCAAAGACATAGACGCCGATCCAGTAGTAGTAAAGGATCAAGGCATTCGAAACACTCGAAAGAGGTCGAGCATACCGCGGGTGCACCTGAAGGTGAAAGGGGGGAGGCGTGA
- a CDS encoding uncharacterized protein (EggNog:ENOG41): MVHDGETYFSITRANNITYAQILVWNSDLKPACTNICISNPSGKFTIPNNSRGATATISTQAPKPAPVLNTTNEKCGQFYKVAKGDDCSTIEAEFGISLKDLIFLNPEVGTNCTHLLLDYYYCVRPVGAISTYIGYGGAQTNNTTWAELSMKSVPRRDIMASFRTDKPMIPMANGTRRDCILYFWLEDDNTDCLGWSYQAETSLEEFMLWNPSLREDKEKIHSSGSNNPQPCTLSASSSYCLLLTSPSPSPVSEETPPSPRAVGEIANCTDWFHIGPETTCDTMMGLNNLTMKDFCSMNPSVGINCEGLAEGTYYCVSTHPGGNQPYNEDDDRGDDDHHTTMASPTMTKNGLISTPSPVQTGISSTCRSFYRVAKDDACDKIAQDHNITLSDFYTWNPAVSRHYSSLQAGVYVCVGVL, encoded by the exons ATGGTTCACGATGGCGAAACTTATTTCAGCATCACCAGGGCAAACAACATCACCTATGCGCAGATTCTCGTCTGGAACAGCGACCTCAAACCCGCCTGCAC GAACATTTGTATCAGCAATCCTTCCGGCAAATTTACCATTCCTAACAACTCGCGCGGAGCTACGGCTACCATCTCAACCCAGGC ACCTAAGCCAGCGCCGGTACTCAATACAACTAATGAGAAATGCGGACAGTTCTACAAAGTAGCCAAAGGGGATGATTGTTCGACCATTGAAGCTGAGTTTGGCATATCCTTGAAGGATTT aatatttttaaatccaGAGGTCGGCACCAATTGTACTCATCTTTTGTTggactactactactgtgTTAGGCCAGTAGGAGCCATCTCAACTTACATCGGATATGGAGGAGCGCAGACCAATAATACCACTTGGGCAGAGTTATCTATGAAATCAGTACCAAGGAGGGACATTATGGCATCGTTTAGAACAGACAAGCCAATGATTCCGATGGCAAATGGCACACGACGAGATTGTATCTT ATATTTTTGGCTCGAAGATGATAACACTGACTGTTTGGGATGGTCTTACCAGGCAGAAACTTCACTCGAG GAGTTCATGTTATGGAATCCATCCTTGAGGgaggacaaggaaaaaatCCACTCGAGTGGAAGCAATAATCCACAACCATGTACGCTCTCAGCAAGCAGCTCATACTGCCTCCTGCTAACTTCCCCTTCTCCAT CTCCTGTTTCTGAGGAAACTCCACCAAGCCCTCGAGCAGTTGGAGAGATTGCGAACTGCACCGACTGGTTTCACATCGGGCCCGAGACCACATGCGACACAATGATGGGTCTTAACAACCTGACAATGAAAGATTTCTGTTCCATGAATCCATCCGTTGGTATAAATTGCGAAGGGCTAGCTGAAGGCACGTATTATTGTGTTTCAACGCACCCCGGCGGAAACCAGCCTTAcaacgaggacgacgaccGCGGAGACGACGATCACCACACCACAATGGCGAGCCCGACAATGACTAAGAATGGACTGATTTCTACGCCGTCTCCTGTTCAAACAGGGATTAGTTCGACATGCAGGAGTTTCTACAGAGTGGCGAAAGACGACGCGTGTGACAAAATCGCCCAAGACCACAATATTACTCTATCAGACTTTTATACTTGGAATCCAGCGGTGAGCAGACACTATTCTAGTCTCCAAGCGGGAGTATATGTGTGCGTGGGTGTTTTATAG
- a CDS encoding uncharacterized protein (EggNog:ENOG41): MQQRYEQRKLYSIQQTDHLPHRHRRSRRRRSESRHRRENQQEQANAAARGNDERVAEVEQVPQGQDADAQNEEGPPPPTIPLTVHHHQHEDKHFHGDHYHGHDDGRNFPGNTDSDHHHSRYLHRHRRFNRAQRVFRPQDPIAEVEEPIQPQIRIATRADLEAILNGLDIHQANGRANVAATVQKNGRREEDQREKRRKRHHRHHHHCHHRHRRVVLH; this comes from the exons ATGCAGCAACGATATGAGCAGCGGAAGCTCTACTCGATACAGCAGACGGATCATTTACC TCATCGCCACCGGCGGTctcgacgacgacgctcTGAATCGCGCCATCGCCGGGAGAATCAACAAGAGCAAGCGAATGCCGCTGCACGTGGCAACGACGAGAGGGTAGCTGAAGTAGAGCAAGTGCCTCAAGGACAGGATGCTGATGCCCAGAATGAAGAGGGACCTCCACCACCTACTATACCCCTGACGGttcatcaccaccagcatGAGGATAAGCATTTCCACGGCGACCACTACCATGGTCATGACGATGGCAGAAATTTTCCTGGTAATACTGATTCTGATCATCACCACTCTCGTTaccttcatcgccatcgccgttTCAACCGCGCCCAGCGTGTCTTTCGCCCGCAAGATCCCATTGCTGAGGTTGAGGAGCCAATCCAGCCGCAGATTCGAATAGCCACACGGGCAGACTTGGAGGCTATTCTCAATGGACTAGATATACATCAGGCAAATGGTCGGGCTAATGTGGCAGCGACTGTACAGAAAAATGGTCGGCGTGAGGAAGACCAGAGAGAGAAGCGGCGGAAACGACACCAtcgccaccaccatcactgCCATCATCGGCATAGGCGAGTGGTACTTCACTGA
- a CDS encoding uncharacterized protein (CAZy:GH18) — MDGLSTNIYESIGDIKARNPDLKLLIALGAWKFSDPGPWQSVFPDMVSTAANRAVFVKNALAFLENYGYDGLDFDWEYPGADDRGGTEKDGENYAALLKELRAAIKASGHDYIVTFTAPTSYWYLRHFDLENMVPHVDWVNLMSYDLHGVWDGNNTIGKHVLAHTNLTEIDLSLDLFWRVGIQPSKIVLGLGFYGRSFSLKDPHCWKPGCAFSGPGDAGPCSSTAGILSFREITDILRRTGATAYWDKEAAVKYLPYGKDSWISFDDAQTIQAKIDYANKLGLSGLMIWAVDLDNGQLDALRAISDPSIIGNHNTPFDLVDIKNIFPTEFLPPNGYTPRYGLVSFGGSLGSTNMDPSNGGFGFFLISGDSHVASPLTKRDNEPDPFEFLDCHCMKNPLRSGISKARVACFSDDVQGCFRVMEQGVEGTLVELPTHCLSQQYARAVSIQVSPDQYIPKIFGGRQPTSQVFDFYFDFDMGLVRRDTNHTSIRIDYSNLKGYWDSVVNSPGIQSRDLTRRFFAPSSADWQEKYSSDGYSTFEDSKSFDISEDIQAPLLWQTAQDCPIEGSTFDEGIGAYIKGKLNAHFLYGFSMVASLDRGAFQIQESSGFLHVSGNTNFTYAIG, encoded by the exons ATGGACGGCTTGTCTACTAATATTTACGAAAGTATAGGTGACATAAAAGCTCGAAATCCGGACTTGAAGTTGCTCATTGCCCTTGGTGCTTGGAAATTTAGCGACCCAGGCCCGTGGCAAAGCGTATTTCCAGATATGGTATCTACAGCGGCGAATCGAGCTGTGTTTGTTAAAAATGCATTGGCATTCTTAGAGAACTATGGGTACGATGGGTTGG ATTTCG ATTGGGAGTACCCTGGTGCTGACGACCGCGGCGGCACTGAGAAGGATGGTGAAAACTATGCTGCGCTGTTAAAGGAGCTGCGTGCCGCAATCAAAGCCAGCGGCCACGACTATATCGTAACATTTACGGCCCCGACCTCTTACTGGTATCTTCGCCATTTCGACTTGGAGAACATGGTGCCTCACGTTGATTGGGTGAATTTAATGTCCTATGATCTTCATGGAGTTTGGGATGGCAACAATACAATCGGCAAACATGTCTTGGCCCATACTAACTTGACCGAGATTGATCTCTCACTTGATCTA TTTTGGAGAGTCGGAATTCAACCATCAAAAATTGTCTTGGGTCTCGGATTTTACGGCAGATCATTCTCTTTAAAAGACCCTCACTGCTGGAAGCCCGGATGTGCCTTTAGCGGTCCAGGAGATGCAGGCCCATGTTCTAGCACTGCAGGAATATTATCGTTCAGAG AGATCACAGATATACTTCGCCGAACTGGCGCGACAGCTTACTGGGATAAAGAGGCAGCCGTTAAATATCTGCCTTATGGAAAGGACTCATGGATCTC TTTTGACGACGCCCAAACGATACAGGCCAAGATCGATTACGCGAATAAGCTCGGCCTTTCGGGCTTAATGATATGGGCCGTCGACCTTGATAATGGACAGCTGGATGCGCTCAGAGCAATCTCTGATCCTTCCATCATTGGCAACCACAATACCCCATTCGATCTAGTAGATATCAAGAACATATTCCCGACCGAATTCCTTCCTCCTAACGGATATACTCCAAGATATGGACTAGTTAGCTTTGGGGGTTCTCTAGGTTCAACCAATATGGATCCAAGTAACGGCGGATTCGGCTTTTTTCTCATATCAGGCGATTCTCACGTCGCTTCGCCACTGACTAAACGGGACAATGAGCCAGATCCGTTCGAATTCTTAGATTGCCATTGCATGAAAAACCCATTGCGGTCTGGCATTTCCAAGGCCAGAGTGGCTTGCTTTAGTGATGATGTGCAAGGCTGTTTCCGAGTCATGGAACAAGGTGTCGAGGGTACTCTGGTGGAGTTGCCAACTCAT TGTTTATCACAGCAATATGCAAGAGCTGTCTCTATTCAGGTTTCACCTG ATCAATACATCCCCAAAATATTTGGCGGCAGACAGCCAACCTCACAAGTCTTTGACTTTTACTTCGATTTTGATATGGGTCTTGTCCGCCGAGATACCAACCACACCAGTATTCGCATCGACTACTCAAATCTTAAAGGCTACTGGGACTCTGTTGTCAACTCTCCCGGCATCCAATCCCGGGATCTAACACGCAGATTCTTTGCTCCATCATCTGCAGACTGGCAGGAAAAATATTCCAGTGACGGTTATTCGACGTTTGAAGATTCCAAATCTTTCGATATCAGTGAGGATATACAAGCTCCACTATTATGGCAGACTGCTCAGGACTGTCCAATTGAAGGATCGACATTTGATGAAGGCATTGGTGCTTACATAAAAGGAAAACTCAATGCTCACTTTCTCTATGGCTTCTCTATGGTG GCTTCCCTTGACCGAGGAGCGTTTCAGATTCAAGAGTCCAGTGGATTCTTGCACGTGTCTGGAAACACAAATTTTACATATGCTATTGGGTGA